In the Corynebacterium jeikeium genome, CCCAATGGAGCTGGCAAGTCCACCATAGCTGGAGCACTAGCAGGCACTGTCGTCCCGACCAGCGGTCGCATCAGTGTCCGAGATAGAGTCTTGACCGATACCGCCACCGGAACATACGTTCCAATACACCAAAGAAAAGTCGGACTACTAGCACAGGACCCACTGCTGTTCCCGCACCTATCAGTCATAGACAACCTGACTTTCGCCCCTAAAAGCCAAGGGAGCCCGGACGCTCAAAAAGTCGCCGAGCATTGGCTGAGAAAACTCGAACTCGAGCCCCTATCCCACCGCAAACCACACGAACTCTCCGGCGGTCAGGCACAGCGAGTCGCCCTCGGTCGAGCTTTCGCCGGCTCGCCGGACATACTGTGCCTAGACGAGCCCTTCCGCGCATTAGATATCACCGTCGCTGCAGATATGCGTGCCCTTCTCTGCCCGCTGTTGCACAAAATGACAGTTCTCCTGATTACCCATGATGTCCTCGATATCATGTACCTCGCAGATGATGTAGCAGTCATTGAACACGGACGCCTCGTGCGACTTGGAA is a window encoding:
- a CDS encoding sulfate/molybdate ABC transporter ATP-binding protein, encoding MTEATELLEFDVSIPSRKFDIAFELPMGRVLGIIGPNGAGKSTIAGALAGTVVPTSGRISVRDRVLTDTATGTYVPIHQRKVGLLAQDPLLFPHLSVIDNLTFAPKSQGSPDAQKVAEHWLRKLELEPLSHRKPHELSGGQAQRVALGRAFAGSPDILCLDEPFRALDITVAADMRALLCPLLHKMTVLLITHDVLDIMYLADDVAVIEHGRLVRLGTTDDVIEKPLDKFTARFSGTNIIKGRSIGNETLRSGSGEILVTGKPGHKIPAGQRAIASFRPTAVSILTDHTDENMRNQWPATIKGLEQGAGTITVICDVKGDSIRAEISPASAAQLSLVTGNAIIVAVKAQEIELYPAH